One genomic region from Amycolatopsis sp. FBCC-B4732 encodes:
- a CDS encoding ricin-type beta-trefoil lectin domain protein → MPHAIPQSRRTSRQQQPRAFRIAVQFALSALVAGVLHIVSAPEAGAATTAEVNGGVVGRTFDGVGAISGGGGNSRLLVDYPEPQRSQILDYLFKPGYGAAVQLLKLEIGGDANSTDGSEPSHQHVRGDIDCNVGYEFWLGEQAVARNPGIKLVALPWAAPGWIGGGSFWSQDMIDYDISWLKCARGHGLTISYLGGWNERGHDSTWYKNLRTGLDNAGFSAVKIVGDDSGWGMADEFAADPALKNAVGTLGNHYVCGYLSQATSCSTTANARSSGKPLWASEFGSQDDNDGVVPYIRTVNRGYLDAEISGYLNWPLIAAITPNLPYATVGLMDAGSPWSGAYRVGKNLWANAHYAQFTQPGWKYLNGSASAYLGGDRANGSYVSLKSPNNTDYSTVYETSGSTAAQTVDVKVSGGLSTGTVHVWATDMGSSNSANWFVRQPDVTPANGGYRLTLQPNHIYTVTTTTGQGKGTAAGPARGSLALPYADNFEQYATRKQPKYTEDMQGSYETRPCTGGRSGQCLQQVAPVRPINWQDDSDAFTLVGDPSWSNYAVSVDVTLRQTGTVTLLGRAGTQNRPQRNQAAYQLRISDTGAWSIARNSTGGVLTTLVSGTRVALGLNTWHTLSLTFSGNQITAKADGATLATTTDRTFLTGEAGLGVVGYQTDQFDNLTITPQPAGDLRGILKGAESGLCADVPAASTTNGTRVALWDCTAGSNQSWTLTAAGELRVYGSKCLDVTADGATQIADCTGSRKWALNADGTVTQDGTGKCLDATAHGTTAGTTIGVWTCNGGANQRWARGDVTGVLRGTTSGKCVDVPALSQENGTRPALWDCNGGSNQTWVSTDSNALEVYDTKCLQADSAAVRITDCTGSADQHWQVRSDGAVINAASAQCLTPIGRGTANSTELTTGDCADPANRQWSRS, encoded by the coding sequence GTGCCTCACGCGATCCCCCAGTCCCGGCGCACCTCGCGGCAGCAGCAGCCCCGCGCGTTCCGCATCGCGGTCCAGTTCGCCCTTTCGGCCTTGGTGGCCGGCGTCCTGCACATCGTGAGTGCCCCCGAAGCCGGCGCCGCGACCACGGCGGAAGTGAACGGCGGGGTCGTCGGGCGGACGTTCGACGGGGTCGGTGCCATCAGCGGCGGCGGGGGCAACTCACGCCTGCTGGTCGACTACCCGGAACCGCAACGCTCGCAGATCCTCGACTACCTCTTCAAACCCGGCTACGGCGCGGCCGTGCAACTGCTGAAGCTGGAGATCGGCGGGGACGCGAACTCCACCGACGGATCCGAGCCGTCGCACCAGCACGTCCGCGGGGACATCGACTGCAACGTCGGCTACGAGTTCTGGCTCGGCGAACAGGCGGTCGCGCGGAACCCCGGCATCAAGCTCGTGGCCCTCCCCTGGGCGGCTCCCGGCTGGATCGGCGGGGGCAGCTTCTGGTCCCAGGACATGATCGACTACGACATCTCGTGGCTGAAGTGCGCCCGCGGGCACGGGCTGACGATCAGCTACCTGGGCGGCTGGAACGAACGCGGCCACGACAGCACCTGGTACAAGAACCTGCGCACCGGCTTGGACAACGCCGGTTTCTCCGCCGTCAAGATCGTCGGCGACGACAGCGGGTGGGGCATGGCCGACGAGTTCGCCGCCGACCCCGCGCTGAAGAACGCCGTGGGCACGCTGGGCAACCACTACGTGTGCGGCTACCTGTCGCAAGCGACCTCGTGCAGCACCACCGCCAACGCCCGCTCGAGCGGGAAGCCGTTGTGGGCCAGCGAGTTCGGTTCCCAGGACGACAACGACGGCGTCGTGCCCTACATCCGCACCGTCAACCGCGGCTACCTCGACGCCGAGATCAGCGGGTACCTGAACTGGCCGTTGATCGCGGCCATCACCCCGAACCTGCCGTACGCGACGGTCGGGCTGATGGACGCCGGCTCGCCGTGGTCGGGGGCGTACCGGGTCGGCAAGAACCTGTGGGCCAACGCGCACTACGCCCAGTTCACCCAGCCCGGCTGGAAGTACCTCAACGGCTCGGCCAGCGCCTACCTCGGCGGCGATCGCGCCAACGGCAGCTACGTGTCGCTGAAGTCCCCGAACAACACCGACTACTCCACGGTGTACGAAACGAGCGGCAGCACCGCGGCGCAGACCGTCGACGTCAAGGTCTCCGGCGGGCTGAGCACCGGCACCGTGCACGTCTGGGCCACCGACATGGGCTCGTCGAACTCCGCGAACTGGTTCGTGCGCCAGCCGGACGTGACGCCGGCCAACGGCGGCTACCGGCTGACCCTGCAGCCGAACCACATCTACACGGTCACCACGACGACCGGGCAGGGCAAGGGCACCGCTGCCGGGCCGGCTCGCGGCAGTCTCGCGCTGCCCTACGCAGACAACTTCGAGCAGTACGCCACCCGCAAGCAGCCCAAGTACACCGAGGACATGCAGGGCTCCTACGAAACCCGCCCGTGCACCGGCGGGCGGTCCGGGCAGTGCCTGCAGCAGGTCGCGCCGGTCCGGCCGATCAACTGGCAGGACGACAGCGACGCCTTCACCCTCGTCGGGGATCCGTCCTGGAGCAACTACGCGGTCAGCGTCGACGTCACCCTGCGCCAAACCGGCACCGTGACGCTGCTCGGGCGGGCCGGCACCCAGAACCGGCCGCAGCGCAACCAGGCCGCCTATCAGCTGCGCATCAGCGACACCGGCGCCTGGTCCATCGCCCGCAACTCCACCGGCGGCGTCCTGACCACCCTGGTCTCCGGCACGCGCGTGGCACTGGGCCTGAACACCTGGCACACGCTCAGCCTCACGTTCAGCGGCAACCAGATCACCGCCAAGGCCGACGGCGCCACCCTCGCGACGACGACCGACCGGACGTTCCTCACCGGGGAGGCCGGCCTCGGCGTCGTCGGCTACCAGACCGACCAATTCGACAACCTCACCATCACCCCGCAACCGGCCGGTGATCTGCGAGGCATCCTCAAGGGTGCGGAATCGGGCCTGTGCGCGGACGTTCCCGCCGCGAGCACCACGAACGGCACCCGGGTGGCGCTGTGGGACTGCACCGCCGGGAGCAACCAGAGCTGGACCCTGACCGCGGCGGGCGAACTGCGCGTCTACGGCAGCAAATGCCTCGACGTGACCGCCGACGGTGCCACGCAGATCGCCGACTGCACCGGCTCCCGGAAGTGGGCGCTCAACGCCGACGGCACGGTCACCCAGGACGGCACCGGCAAGTGCCTCGACGCCACCGCGCACGGCACCACCGCCGGCACCACGATCGGCGTCTGGACGTGCAACGGCGGCGCGAACCAGCGCTGGGCCCGCGGCGACGTCACCGGCGTGCTCCGCGGGACGACGTCCGGCAAGTGCGTGGACGTTCCGGCCCTGTCCCAGGAAAACGGCACCCGCCCGGCTCTGTGGGACTGCAACGGCGGTAGCAACCAGACGTGGGTTTCGACCGACAGCAACGCCCTCGAGGTCTACGACACCAAGTGCCTCCAAGCGGACTCGGCTGCCGTCCGGATCACCGATTGCACCGGTTCGGCCGATCAGCACTGGCAGGTGCGGTCCGACGGGGCCGTCATCAACGCCGCGTCCGCGCAGTGCCTCACACCGATCGGTCGCGGGACGGCGAACAGCACCGAGCTGACGACCGGCGACTGCGCCGACCCGGCCAACCGGCAGTGGAGCCGGTCCTGA
- a CDS encoding ABC transporter ATP-binding protein, producing the protein MRAREITKCFDDVVALDGVDFDVAPGEIHGLAGPNGAGKTTLLGLLLSLAVADEGRLEILGSPVGRALAAPAGVAGFVDGPGLYPSLTARQNLAALAALRGRDRHSTRIGDVLDEVGLADVADDRVRGFSLGMRQRLGLAAALLTEPRLLVLDEPANGLDPAGKKHVHGVLGRLAAGGTAVVLSSHRMDDLEALCSDVTILVTGRVVFSGPLGKLSTENAELDYRLRTADPVAARALVAGAAGVRLVEDADVFVVRARVPALDELVLRLGADGIAMRELAPVVSPLEAAFLALTEQPGAGR; encoded by the coding sequence GTGAGAGCGCGTGAGATCACCAAGTGCTTCGACGACGTCGTCGCGCTCGACGGGGTCGACTTCGACGTCGCGCCGGGGGAGATCCACGGATTGGCCGGGCCGAACGGTGCCGGGAAGACGACCTTGCTCGGTTTGCTGCTGAGCCTGGCCGTGGCCGACGAAGGGCGGCTCGAGATCCTCGGTTCGCCGGTCGGGCGGGCGCTCGCCGCGCCTGCCGGGGTGGCCGGGTTCGTGGACGGGCCCGGGCTCTACCCCTCGCTCACCGCGCGGCAGAACCTCGCCGCGCTGGCGGCGTTGCGCGGGCGCGACCGGCACTCGACGCGGATCGGTGACGTCCTCGACGAGGTCGGTCTCGCCGACGTCGCCGACGACCGCGTGCGCGGGTTCTCCCTCGGCATGCGGCAGCGGCTCGGGCTGGCCGCGGCCCTGCTCACCGAGCCCCGGCTGCTGGTGCTCGACGAGCCGGCGAACGGCCTGGACCCGGCCGGCAAGAAGCACGTGCACGGCGTTCTCGGGCGGCTCGCGGCCGGTGGCACCGCCGTGGTGCTCTCCAGCCACCGGATGGACGACCTCGAAGCGCTGTGCTCCGACGTGACCATCCTCGTCACCGGCCGGGTCGTCTTCAGCGGCCCGCTGGGCAAGCTGTCCACCGAGAACGCGGAACTGGACTACCGGCTGCGCACCGCCGATCCGGTGGCCGCGCGAGCGCTGGTGGCCGGGGCCGCCGGGGTCCGCCTCGTCGAGGACGCCGACGTCTTCGTGGTCCGCGCCCGGGTGCCCGCGCTCGACGAACTGGTGCTGCGGCTGGGGGCGGACGGCATCGCCATGCGCGAGCTCGCGCCCGTGGTGTCCCCGCTCGAAGCCGCCTTCCTCGCCCTCACCGAACAGCCGGGGGCCGGCCGATGA
- a CDS encoding ABC transporter permease yields the protein MTTNVAEAPVERPVPVLRGYRFELVKLVSAWRIRLLVLACWLAPALFVAVVSEQSSLPVDTLFGRWMNATGWAGPLVMLGFAGTYALPLLTSVVAGDVFAAEDRLGTWRHLLVAVRSTRRIFAAKALASLTVILVLVAGMAVSGAVGGVLAAGNRPLAGLDGHLLAPGDAAVQVLLAWVCVLAPTLALGALGLLGSVAWGRSPMGLLLPAVVALVLAIAQLLPLPVAVRLALPSYAFIAWNGLFTDPVQLGPLLIAVGVSLAWAVLATALAYVLFVRRDFTNPGHDGAGRRGIVVGALPPAGLLAVTAGLVAVATPATGSGIDQDKVQRSLATAFAHLYRLQAGQLNRPDVTEAQLGATAACTKGDGLVEPDGPGNDWRCVVSWHLPGIAATGTAVYQLDITSDGRYVADGDGPKEVNGYFQVRTPAGDQPNPLWQFDGNVELLSSTPKG from the coding sequence ATGACCACGAACGTCGCCGAAGCACCGGTCGAGCGCCCGGTTCCCGTGCTGCGGGGCTACCGCTTCGAACTGGTCAAGCTGGTGTCCGCGTGGCGCATCCGCTTGCTGGTGCTCGCCTGCTGGCTCGCGCCGGCGCTGTTCGTCGCCGTGGTGAGCGAGCAGAGCTCCCTGCCGGTCGACACGTTGTTCGGCCGCTGGATGAACGCCACGGGCTGGGCCGGGCCGCTGGTGATGCTCGGATTCGCGGGCACGTATGCGCTTCCGCTGCTGACGTCGGTGGTCGCCGGGGACGTCTTCGCGGCCGAGGACCGGCTCGGCACCTGGCGGCACCTGCTGGTGGCGGTCCGCTCCACCCGGCGGATCTTCGCCGCGAAAGCGCTTGCCAGCCTGACCGTGATCCTCGTGCTCGTGGCCGGGATGGCCGTTTCCGGTGCGGTGGGCGGGGTCCTGGCCGCCGGGAACCGGCCGCTGGCGGGTCTCGACGGCCACCTGCTCGCCCCGGGCGACGCCGCGGTGCAGGTGCTGCTCGCGTGGGTCTGCGTGCTCGCCCCGACGCTCGCCCTCGGTGCGCTCGGCCTGCTCGGGTCCGTCGCGTGGGGCCGGTCGCCGATGGGCCTGCTGCTGCCCGCCGTCGTCGCGCTCGTACTGGCGATCGCCCAGCTGCTGCCGCTGCCCGTCGCCGTCCGCCTCGCCCTGCCGAGCTACGCCTTCATCGCGTGGAACGGCTTGTTCACCGACCCGGTCCAGCTCGGGCCGCTGCTGATCGCGGTCGGCGTCAGCCTGGCGTGGGCGGTGCTGGCGACCGCGCTGGCGTACGTCCTGTTCGTGCGCCGCGACTTCACGAACCCCGGCCACGACGGTGCGGGGCGGCGCGGGATCGTCGTGGGGGCACTGCCGCCGGCCGGACTGCTGGCCGTCACCGCGGGACTCGTCGCCGTGGCCACGCCGGCGACCGGGTCCGGGATCGACCAGGACAAGGTGCAGCGCTCGCTCGCGACGGCGTTCGCGCACCTCTACCGCCTGCAGGCCGGGCAGCTCAATCGGCCCGACGTCACCGAAGCGCAGCTGGGGGCCACGGCCGCCTGCACCAAGGGCGACGGTCTCGTCGAACCGGACGGCCCCGGCAACGACTGGCGCTGCGTCGTTTCCTGGCACCTGCCGGGGATCGCCGCGACCGGTACGGCCGTCTACCAGCTGGACATCACCTCGGACGGGCGGTACGTCGCCGACGGCGACGGACCGAAGGAAGTGAACGGCTACTTCCAGGTGCGGACCCCCGCGGGGGACCAACCCAACCCGCTCTGGCAGTTCGACGGCAACGTCGAGCTGCTCTCCTCCACCCCGAAGGGATAG
- a CDS encoding alkaline phosphatase family protein: MQVTRRRRRVGKVRLPGHFSGHRFRYATAGSATLVLIATGTGVGVASTAQFGTDQVGQVTENGQVVSADQYLKPIGDRLVVDNGKIMASSVSPDGAHLAALTTDGGIALTIVDLKSWKVQQLVGNSATANLRIPGNDVGQEGPAYSPDGKALWLAQTDGYTRFTVNPDGTVAAPTPVKIPADGPKHALVAQAVFSPDGSTVYSAVNGQNRVVALDAATGAIKQSWAVGNAPRDLVRVGTKLYVSNEGGRPARPGEPTLNSYNTQVPASQFTGATTSGTVSVIDLANAAAAPKSIDVGLHPTAVYFKKGTLFVTNTASNTVSVIDTGRDKVVQTIATQPWPEASVGYEPDGVTLTDDGHLLVTLGRANAVAVYRYQWAQEPVSYVGLLPTDYFPTAITTVGKDVVVSNTRGIDARRPTTAAGHGTHDTTSSVQKFRLPDDRAIRGYTGQVFKQNGWTKDSVQVAHDNGHRNPVPVPARLGDPSTIKHVFLLVKENRTYDQVFGDDPRGNGDPSVTQFGENVTPNQHALAKQFGLYDNTYDIGTNSAEGHNWLMQADNPEYTESSAGEYLRSYDTEDDALGHQSSGFLWTGAQAAGKSVRDFGEFQQFLTKPAGASWQNLYCDSKNMAATGEPSAYPLVSSSPIPSLNNVSVPGFPKFDTAVPDVYRYQIWKDDFEKNGPANLNMFWLSSDHTGGPPNAAAQVADNDLAVGRIVDEISHSQYWKDSAIFVVEDDSQAGLDHVDGHRAPVQIISPYAQHGVVDSHYYSQITMVRTIEQILGVKPMNQKDSAATPMSAAFTKKPDYTPFTALPNRTSLTAGLATQPPCGPDTPAAANPAAAPVPSSAVPAEKEQVAARWQEWTTHQRLTGPDAVADYANPAQMNHFTWYQTHGWQLPYPGEKQVFAPEEVPGAYLPSAESDG, encoded by the coding sequence ATGCAGGTAACACGCCGCAGACGGCGTGTCGGGAAGGTGCGCCTCCCCGGTCACTTCAGCGGTCACCGGTTCCGGTACGCCACCGCCGGCTCCGCCACGCTCGTGCTGATCGCGACCGGCACCGGCGTCGGTGTCGCGTCGACCGCGCAGTTCGGCACGGACCAGGTCGGCCAGGTCACCGAAAACGGCCAGGTCGTCTCCGCCGACCAGTACCTCAAGCCGATCGGCGACCGGCTGGTCGTCGACAACGGCAAGATCATGGCGTCCTCGGTCAGCCCGGACGGCGCCCACCTCGCCGCGCTGACCACCGACGGCGGGATCGCGCTCACGATCGTCGACCTCAAGAGCTGGAAGGTGCAGCAGCTCGTCGGCAACTCCGCGACGGCGAACCTGCGCATCCCCGGCAACGACGTCGGTCAAGAAGGACCGGCGTACTCCCCGGACGGCAAGGCGCTGTGGCTGGCGCAGACCGACGGCTACACCCGCTTCACGGTGAACCCCGACGGGACCGTCGCCGCCCCGACGCCGGTCAAGATCCCGGCCGACGGCCCGAAGCACGCGCTGGTGGCGCAGGCGGTGTTCTCGCCCGACGGGTCCACGGTGTACTCCGCGGTCAACGGCCAGAACCGCGTCGTCGCCCTCGACGCGGCGACCGGGGCGATCAAGCAGAGCTGGGCCGTCGGCAACGCGCCGCGCGACCTGGTCCGCGTCGGGACCAAGCTGTACGTCAGCAACGAAGGCGGGCGCCCGGCGCGGCCCGGTGAGCCGACGCTGAACTCCTACAACACGCAGGTGCCGGCCAGCCAGTTCACCGGCGCCACCACCAGTGGCACGGTCAGCGTCATCGACCTGGCGAACGCGGCCGCCGCGCCGAAGAGCATCGACGTCGGCCTGCACCCGACGGCGGTGTACTTCAAGAAGGGCACGCTGTTCGTCACGAACACGGCGAGCAACACCGTGTCGGTCATCGACACCGGCCGCGACAAGGTCGTCCAGACCATCGCGACCCAGCCGTGGCCGGAGGCCTCGGTCGGGTACGAGCCGGACGGCGTCACGCTCACCGACGACGGGCACCTGCTGGTGACGCTCGGCCGCGCCAACGCGGTCGCCGTCTACCGCTACCAGTGGGCGCAGGAGCCGGTGAGCTACGTCGGCCTGTTGCCGACGGACTACTTCCCGACGGCCATCACCACGGTCGGCAAGGACGTCGTCGTCTCCAACACCCGCGGCATCGACGCCCGCCGTCCCACCACGGCCGCCGGGCACGGCACGCACGACACGACGTCGAGCGTGCAGAAGTTCCGGCTGCCCGACGACCGCGCGATCCGCGGCTACACCGGCCAGGTCTTCAAGCAGAACGGCTGGACGAAGGACTCGGTGCAGGTGGCGCACGACAACGGCCACCGGAACCCGGTGCCGGTCCCGGCGCGCCTCGGCGACCCGTCGACGATCAAGCACGTCTTCCTGCTGGTCAAGGAGAACCGCACCTACGACCAGGTCTTCGGCGACGACCCGCGCGGCAACGGCGACCCGTCGGTCACGCAGTTCGGCGAGAACGTGACGCCGAACCAGCACGCGCTGGCGAAGCAGTTCGGGTTGTACGACAACACCTACGACATCGGCACGAACTCCGCCGAGGGCCACAACTGGCTGATGCAGGCCGACAACCCGGAGTACACCGAGTCGTCGGCGGGGGAGTACCTGCGCAGCTACGACACCGAGGACGACGCGCTCGGCCACCAGAGCTCCGGGTTCCTCTGGACCGGCGCACAGGCGGCCGGCAAGTCGGTGCGGGACTTCGGCGAGTTCCAGCAGTTCCTGACCAAGCCCGCCGGGGCGAGCTGGCAGAACCTGTACTGCGACAGCAAGAACATGGCGGCCACGGGGGAGCCGAGCGCGTACCCGCTGGTGTCGTCGTCGCCGATCCCGTCGCTGAACAACGTTTCGGTGCCGGGCTTCCCGAAGTTCGACACCGCGGTGCCGGACGTCTACCGGTACCAGATCTGGAAGGACGACTTCGAGAAGAACGGGCCGGCCAACCTGAACATGTTCTGGCTGTCCAGCGACCACACCGGCGGCCCGCCGAACGCGGCCGCCCAGGTCGCCGACAACGACCTCGCGGTCGGCCGGATCGTCGACGAGATCTCGCACAGCCAGTACTGGAAGGACTCGGCGATCTTCGTCGTCGAGGACGACTCGCAGGCCGGTCTGGACCACGTCGACGGCCACCGGGCGCCGGTGCAGATCATCAGCCCCTACGCCCAGCACGGCGTCGTCGACAGCCACTACTACTCGCAGATCACGATGGTCCGGACGATCGAGCAGATCCTCGGCGTCAAGCCGATGAACCAGAAGGACAGCGCGGCGACGCCGATGAGCGCGGCGTTCACGAAGAAGCCGGACTACACGCCGTTCACCGCGCTGCCGAACCGGACGTCGTTGACGGCGGGCCTGGCGACCCAGCCCCCGTGCGGCCCGGACACCCCGGCCGCGGCGAACCCGGCGGCGGCCCCGGTGCCGTCGTCGGCGGTGCCCGCGGAGAAGGAGCAGGTGGCGGCGCGGTGGCAGGAGTGGACCACGCACCAGCGGCTGACCGGCCCGGACGCGGTCGCCGACTACGCCAACCCCGCGCAGATGAACCACTTCACGTGGTACCAGACGCACGGGTGGCAGCTGCCCTACCCGGGTGAGAAGCAGGTGTTCGCGCCGGAGGAGGTACCGGGCGCTTACCTCCCGTCGGCGGAGTCGGACGGCTGA
- a CDS encoding IclR family transcriptional regulator, with translation MPRAPTGESSIARAARIIAAFTADETSLTVTEIARRTGLHIATASRLIAELTTHGLLARGPGREVRIGVRLWELAARASPTSSLRDTAMPYLEDLHAVVGHHAQLGVLDGDEVLFIERLSARDAVINYSQIAGRLPPHISSCGHVLLAYAPAEVRQRVLRRPMPAYTAATITTADQLDRAWAAVRKQGYAFLAGHVHEDATGIAVPIRDALNDVVAALSIIVPNDDHADAGIAVLLAAARGVTRTLSGRR, from the coding sequence ATGCCACGGGCCCCCACCGGCGAGTCGTCCATCGCCCGCGCGGCGCGGATCATCGCCGCCTTCACCGCCGACGAGACATCGCTGACCGTCACGGAGATCGCCCGGCGCACCGGCTTGCACATCGCCACGGCGTCGAGGCTGATCGCCGAGCTGACCACGCACGGCCTGCTGGCCCGCGGCCCCGGCCGCGAGGTCCGGATCGGCGTCCGGCTGTGGGAGCTCGCGGCCCGCGCCTCCCCCACGTCCTCGCTGCGCGACACGGCGATGCCCTACCTGGAGGACCTGCACGCGGTGGTGGGCCACCACGCCCAGCTCGGCGTCCTCGACGGCGACGAGGTGCTGTTCATCGAGCGCCTGTCCGCCCGCGACGCGGTGATCAACTATTCCCAGATAGCCGGCCGGCTGCCACCGCACATCTCCTCGTGCGGCCACGTACTGCTGGCGTACGCCCCGGCCGAAGTCAGGCAGCGCGTACTGCGACGCCCGATGCCCGCCTACACCGCGGCGACGATCACGACCGCGGACCAGCTGGACCGCGCGTGGGCGGCCGTGCGCAAGCAGGGTTACGCCTTTCTCGCCGGTCACGTCCACGAGGACGCGACCGGGATCGCGGTCCCGATCCGCGACGCGCTCAACGACGTCGTCGCGGCACTCTCGATCATCGTCCCGAACGACGACCACGCGGACGCGGGCATCGCGGTCCTGCTGGCCGCGGCCCGAGGCGTGACGCGCACCCTGTCCGGACGCCGCTGA